The sequence below is a genomic window from Halosolutus gelatinilyticus.
CGCCTCGATGATCTCGAGTTGGTTCAACCCGCCGACGGACAGCGCGTACATGAACGAGACCGAGTCGGTCAGGAGCATATTGATCTCGCGCTTGCGCGTCGACGCCCGCGAGTAGGGGATCGCCGCCAGCGAGCCGAACCCGAGCGCGAATCCGATCGTCCCGAACAGGATTCCCGTCCCGATCACCAGCGCGGGAACCCGAAGGGTGTCGATCAGATGGAGGAGTTGCTCGTTGCCGATCGGAATGCCGAGGAGTGCGTCGACGCGGACGAGGCCGGTGGCGAACAGCCCGTACCCGAGCATCAACCCGAGCAGCCAGAGCCCGAGGCCGGCGATGAAGCCGACGCCGAGCGCCCGGGAGAGGTAGAGCTCGACCGTGTCGGTCATCCGCGCCTGTGCGAGTTTTTTCTCGACGTCGGCGACGAACTCGCTCTCCTCGCCGAACAGGCGAACGTACAGCGGATAGAACCGCTCGCCGAACGCGTCGGAACTCGTCGAGACGTCACTGGAGCCGCCGCTCGTGTCCGTTCGCAGGCTCATGTGTCGCTCTCCTCGTCGCTCTCACCGAAGATTCCGCCGTCGGCCTCCTCGTCGGTTTTGAAGATCGAATTGTCGTCGGTGTCGTCGGCCGCATCGAACAGCGATCCGTCGTCGTCGGCCGCGTCGTCCTCGTCGTCGCTGAAGATCGAACTCGATTCGTCGCCGAATATCGAGCCGTCCCCGCCGTCGTCGGCGCGGTCCGCCGCCACCGACTCGTCGGGAGTCGCAGCCTCGTCTCGACTGTCGTCGGCATCCGCAGTCCCGATCGGCTCGTCCGTCGACCCCGGCGGGTCGTCCGCCTCGACCGGGGGCGATCGATCGCCGTCGAGCTCGCTGCCTTCCGCGTCGTCCTCGGCAGCCGATTCTTCGCCGAGTTCGATCGTCGGCGGCGTCGGCTCGTCCTCGTCGACTGGTTCCTCGCTGCGATCGTCCGCCAGCTCCGAAGCATCGAACCGCACGGTGACGTCGGTCGACTCCCCGCTGGTTTCGTCCGGGTTCAACTGATCGCTGAAGTCGTCCGTTTCCCGTTCGTCTCCGTCCGGATCGAAGATGGAGTCGAGGTCGTCGTCGGGGAACAGCGAGTCGAACGCGGACGTATCGCGCGCCGGTGCTCCCTCGGTCGCTTCGGCCGGCGGCGTACCGACTGCCTCGTCGAGTTCGTCCAGGGTTTCACCCATGTCGTCGAACAATCCGCCGAGATCGCCATCGTCGGCGTCGTCGGACGGGAGAACCCCCGACTCGCTCTCGGCGCTGGCGGTTCCGGTTTCGGGGTCGGGTGCGAGGGCCCCGCTCCCGTCACCTGGTTCGGCGTTCGCGCCGGACGCGCGTCCGGGGAGCGCCGGCGTCTCGTTTTGCGCGCCGCTCGGGCCCGCGTTCGCGGCTGGTGCCGTCGCGTTCGCACCGATCGCGTCGGACTCGGCTTCGGCCGTCGCCCCGTCGTCCCCGTCTCCGTCGAGGTCGAACCCGCTGTCGTCGCTGAGCCACGCGGGATCCTCCGACTCGGCGTCGGCTCCGGCGCCGAACGCGATCGACCCGTCGCCGAGTTCCCACTCGTCTTCCTCGATGCTACTATCGACGGCCCCCGCGAAGTCGAAGTCGTCCGACTCCGCACGGCCGACGCCGATCGGGTCCACGTCTTCGAGGTCGCTCAGGGCGCTCGCGAGTCCGCTCGGGGTTTTGCCGCGGTACTCCTCGAACAGCGACTCCTCGGCCCGTTCGAGGATGTCCATCGAGAGGTTGTACGTCTCTGTCGTCGATCCCGGTCGCGGGACGAGTTCCTCCTTCTCCGGATCGACGTCGATCAGCACGCTCTCCATCTCCCGGAGGTCCTCGAGACTGTCCTCGAGCTTGCCGTTCGCGATCAGCGTGAGGATCGTGTCGGGATCGTTGATGAACGCCTGGACCGTCGCGGCGACCTCCGCGTACGTGTTCAGTTCGTTCTTGATGAGGTACGCGATGATCACCTGTCGCTTGAACAGTTCCTCCTCGAGTTTCTCCGAATTCCAGCCCCGATCGAACTGGATCTCCTCTAAGGTGTTCGAGTCCCCCATCTTGAGGTACTCGTCGGTCTCGGCCTGCCACTGGTAAACGTCCTGGACGTTGATCTCGTCGTGTTCGGCCTCGTAGTGGTTGATCTCCGTCAGGGACTTGTTCCGGCGGACCTTCGATCCCTGGACCCGAGTCTGGGTCTGGATCGACACCAGATCCAGCGCGGTGAACATCGTCTTCGAGACGTTGATCGGGTCGGTCGTGAACCGCTTCAACACCTCGTCGACGGAGTCCGCGTGGAACGTGGTGTAGGTCGTGTGGCCGGTCGACATGACCTGGAACAGTGTCCGTCCTTCCTCGCCGCGGATCTCGCCCATCACGATGTAGTCGGGACGCTGACGGAGCGCGGCTTCCAGCAGGTCGAACTCGTCGACGTCGCCCTGCTCGTCGTCGGCGAACGACGGCCGGGTGACGCTCGCGATCCAGTTGCGCTGGGGTAGTTCGACCTCGCGGGTGTCCTCGATCGAGACGATCTTCGCGTTGCTCGGAATGAACAGCGAGACGGCGTTCAGCGACGTCGTCTTCCCGGACGCGGTACCGCCGGCGAAGATCAGGCTCTTGTGGTTCTCGATGCAAAGCCAGAGGAACGCCATCTCGTCTAAGCTGAACGTGTTCCAGTTGATGAGGTCGACCGGCGTGAACGGGACGTCCTTGAACTGCCGGATCGTGTAGTTGGTCCCGTGGTCGGACACTTCTTGCCCGAGCGTCAACTGGGCGCGGGAGCCGTCGGGGAGCGTCGCGTCGACCTGCGGGAGCCGCTTGCTGATACCCTTCCCCGATCGCTGGGCGAGTTTGACGACGAAGTCGTCGAGCTCCTCTTTGCCGTGGTAGATGTTGGAGATGATCTGCTCGTACTCCGAGTGATAGACGAAGACCGGCGAGTTGTAGCCGTCACAGGAGA
It includes:
- a CDS encoding ATPase, T2SS/T4P/T4SS family, encoding MAIDEADQSDAGHFSDGEASDSASEDKRFHESDSDSSVRVGDYTWADFMAEHGHGDEVSKLYPDDSPGAEDQLGLDTAGAAEPAIPRGADWERVEFDPASYLGFHPDILESIVADPAKPNAEALWDVFLDYVDPETTPVVKDVYTWEHYKWEYYYEDDGSRPRDGDGDIIRHDEEDALGFDPDTLESRLSIGDDIAMELDDIVEERTVNVQDDFDEDEFFSTADGNTTVTNRYDLEKAVPMEKKTHFQEVERYWVNKPYACVVIFHSEKENEKKYSVIEPYCNEIEEELQEFLSGKLRTAIKYSDEGIKEKASEDGRREVIEEETQRLLKRYDLFERSSDGTTTMGLLETVRNLLDDEDDETDGIEGPKQLQGIEVRPEPAILEDDPDTLNEYQVEKLLYLLKRDFIGYERIDGIKHDINVEDISCDGYNSPVFVYHSEYEQIISNIYHGKEELDDFVVKLAQRSGKGISKRLPQVDATLPDGSRAQLTLGQEVSDHGTNYTIRQFKDVPFTPVDLINWNTFSLDEMAFLWLCIENHKSLIFAGGTASGKTTSLNAVSLFIPSNAKIVSIEDTREVELPQRNWIASVTRPSFADDEQGDVDEFDLLEAALRQRPDYIVMGEIRGEEGRTLFQVMSTGHTTYTTFHADSVDEVLKRFTTDPINVSKTMFTALDLVSIQTQTRVQGSKVRRNKSLTEINHYEAEHDEINVQDVYQWQAETDEYLKMGDSNTLEEIQFDRGWNSEKLEEELFKRQVIIAYLIKNELNTYAEVAATVQAFINDPDTILTLIANGKLEDSLEDLREMESVLIDVDPEKEELVPRPGSTTETYNLSMDILERAEESLFEEYRGKTPSGLASALSDLEDVDPIGVGRAESDDFDFAGAVDSSIEEDEWELGDGSIAFGAGADAESEDPAWLSDDSGFDLDGDGDDGATAEAESDAIGANATAPAANAGPSGAQNETPALPGRASGANAEPGDGSGALAPDPETGTASAESESGVLPSDDADDGDLGGLFDDMGETLDELDEAVGTPPAEATEGAPARDTSAFDSLFPDDDLDSIFDPDGDERETDDFSDQLNPDETSGESTDVTVRFDASELADDRSEEPVDEDEPTPPTIELGEESAAEDDAEGSELDGDRSPPVEADDPPGSTDEPIGTADADDSRDEAATPDESVAADRADDGGDGSIFGDESSSIFSDDEDDAADDDGSLFDAADDTDDNSIFKTDEEADGGIFGESDEESDT